Proteins from one Bdellovibrionota bacterium genomic window:
- a CDS encoding CpaF family protein yields MADFFSEATTGFLRPIAAYLTDPDVSEIMVNGPAEIYVEKKGKIYKTKSAFEDEEQLMAAVRRLSQAVGRTIDATNPMMDARLPDGSRVHVMIPPCARRGIYVSIRKFGQHTLAMKQLVDVGALSIGMAKFLNLCVALAKNIIVSGGTSSGKTTLLNVISTLIPPDQRIIVIEDSSELQLQQEHVLPMETRPPEANGEGGVTIRDLLRASLRMRPDRIVVGEVRGGEALDLLQALNTGHSGSMATIHANTPKSALARLETLALMSDVNLPLRALRNQVATAIEIVVQAARFRDGSRRITHISEVRELTDDGQYVVNDLFVFQTQKVDDKGKLVGRHVPTGTLPSFLADAKAQGFTVDETLFQAVK; encoded by the coding sequence ATGGCGGATTTCTTTTCGGAAGCGACGACGGGATTTCTACGGCCGATTGCGGCCTATCTGACCGACCCGGACGTCAGCGAAATCATGGTCAACGGCCCGGCGGAAATCTACGTCGAGAAGAAAGGGAAAATCTACAAGACGAAATCGGCCTTCGAAGACGAGGAACAACTTATGGCCGCGGTGCGGCGCCTTTCCCAGGCCGTAGGGCGCACGATCGACGCCACCAACCCCATGATGGACGCCCGCTTGCCGGACGGCTCCCGTGTGCACGTCATGATTCCCCCCTGTGCCCGCCGGGGAATTTACGTTTCGATCCGGAAGTTCGGCCAGCACACGCTGGCCATGAAACAGTTGGTGGATGTCGGGGCTCTTTCGATCGGGATGGCGAAATTTCTCAACCTCTGCGTGGCCCTGGCCAAGAACATCATCGTGTCGGGGGGCACTTCGTCCGGAAAGACGACGCTGCTGAATGTCATTTCTACGCTGATCCCGCCCGATCAAAGAATCATTGTGATCGAGGATTCAAGCGAGCTGCAGCTTCAACAGGAACATGTCCTTCCGATGGAAACGAGGCCGCCGGAAGCGAACGGGGAAGGGGGAGTGACCATCCGAGATCTGCTGCGGGCCTCGCTTCGAATGCGGCCGGATCGGATCGTCGTTGGGGAGGTAAGGGGAGGGGAAGCGCTGGATCTCTTGCAGGCCCTTAATACGGGTCATTCCGGATCGATGGCGACGATTCACGCCAATACGCCCAAGAGCGCGCTCGCCCGGCTCGAAACGCTCGCTTTGATGTCCGACGTCAACCTTCCGTTGCGGGCGTTGCGGAACCAGGTGGCCACGGCGATCGAAATCGTCGTTCAAGCAGCCCGGTTTCGGGACGGCTCGCGGCGGATCACGCATATCTCGGAAGTGCGGGAATTGACCGACGACGGCCAATATGTAGTCAACGATCTCTTTGTCTTTCAAACGCAGAAAGTCGATGACAAAGGAAAGCTCGTCGGGCGCCACGTTCCGACCGGAACCCTTCCCAGCTTCTTGGCCGATGCCAAGGCGCAGGGTTTCACCGTCGATGAGACGTTATTTCAAGCGGTGAAGTAA
- a CDS encoding ATP-binding protein, which produces MNSRSRYPEKQIRRDLASKMVFLGGPRQVGKTTLALRFLQKGSVRHPAYLSWDDPHARENIMRGTLPSNEPLVIFDEVHKFARWRNLLKGLFDTNRGLRQFLVTGSARLDLYRRGGDSLQGRYHYHRLHPFSLNEMNPKSSPSDLKDLLTFGGFPEPLFKGNFTEWRRWQRERRTRVVRDDLRDLERVRELSLIELLLSALPARVGSPLSIKSLAEDLQVAHDTVDRWLDILERLYVCYRISPYGSPQIRAVKKERKLYFWDWSETPEGGPRLENLVASHLLKFCHFKEDTEGFDMELRYLRDIDKREVDFVVLQDRKPLFAVECKSGEREISSAIRYFQQRVSIPRFFQVHLGDRDFEDSSGRIRVLPFLKFCREMELP; this is translated from the coding sequence ATGAACTCCCGCTCGCGCTATCCAGAAAAGCAGATCCGTCGAGACCTCGCGTCCAAAATGGTCTTTTTAGGGGGCCCGCGGCAGGTCGGGAAAACAACCCTCGCCCTAAGATTCCTTCAGAAGGGTTCCGTTCGGCATCCCGCTTATCTCAGCTGGGATGATCCCCACGCCAGGGAAAACATCATGCGGGGCACGTTGCCTTCAAACGAGCCGCTCGTCATTTTCGATGAAGTTCACAAATTTGCACGCTGGCGAAATCTATTGAAGGGGTTATTCGACACCAACCGAGGGTTGAGACAGTTCCTCGTCACTGGCTCGGCGCGCCTGGATCTCTACCGACGCGGAGGAGACTCGCTTCAGGGTCGCTACCACTATCACCGCCTGCATCCCTTTTCTCTTAACGAGATGAATCCCAAATCGTCGCCATCCGATCTGAAGGACCTCCTTACGTTCGGAGGCTTTCCCGAACCGCTGTTTAAGGGAAATTTCACCGAGTGGCGCCGCTGGCAGCGGGAGCGACGAACTCGCGTGGTTCGGGACGATCTTCGCGATTTGGAGCGTGTGCGCGAACTGAGTCTTATTGAATTGTTGCTCAGCGCTCTTCCGGCGCGCGTGGGGTCCCCCCTGTCCATCAAGAGCCTTGCCGAGGATTTGCAAGTGGCCCACGACACGGTGGACCGATGGCTCGACATTTTGGAACGGCTCTACGTGTGCTACCGGATCTCGCCTTACGGATCACCTCAGATTCGCGCGGTCAAGAAGGAACGCAAACTTTACTTTTGGGACTGGTCGGAAACTCCCGAAGGCGGACCGCGCCTGGAGAATCTGGTGGCCTCGCACCTCCTTAAATTCTGTCATTTCAAAGAAGATACGGAGGGATTCGATATGGAACTGCGGTATCTTCGGGATATCGATAAACGGGAAGTGGATTTCGTCGTCCTTCAGGACCGTAAGCCGCTTTTTGCGGTAGAGTGTAAATCGGGAGAAAGAGAAATCTCTTCGGCGATCCGCTATTTTCAGCAGCGCGTCTCGATTCCCCGGTTTTTTCAAGTGCATTTGGGAGATCGTGACTTCGAAGACTCCTCAGGACGGATCCGCGTCCTTCCCTTCTTGAAATTCTGCCGGGAAATGGAGCTGCCATAG